Proteins from a genomic interval of Nasonia vitripennis strain AsymCx chromosome 3, Nvit_psr_1.1, whole genome shotgun sequence:
- the LOC103317619 gene encoding serine-arginine protein 55, whose protein sequence is MEETALLREPHQQVARSRSSQQVDLVDDECSTDSGCSSGGSTGSAEVLSRRGSAERHYHHQHSSAGGGGRSRGRSSSGQERLKQRKAAAAAGVLFKPKSSRSWSPEEQRTKFRPCHSILKSPSHSQSPSDTPSSDSDSLKRSSTARSLRKAFQSLKISTSPLSASEKSNNEKNGAKKCQKRILRSPVAYTYVKGLSGLPTQRIPRNAV, encoded by the coding sequence ATGGAGGAGACGGCGCTGCTGCGGGAGCCGCACCAGCAGGTGGCCCGTAGCCGAAGCAGCCAGCAGGTCGACCTGGTGGACGACGAGTGCAGCACCGACAGCGGCTGCTCGAGCGGCGGAAGCACCGGCAGCGCGGAGGTCCTCTCGCGGCGGGGCAGCGCCGAGCGACACTACCACCACCAGCACAGCagcgccggcggcggcggcaggtCCAGGGGCCGCTCGAGCAGCGGCCAGGAGCGGCTGAAGCAGCGCAAAGCCGCCGCGGCGGCCGGCGTCCTCTTCAAGCCCAAGTCCTCGCGCTCCTGGAGCCCCGAGGAGCAGCGGACCAAGTTCCGGCCGTGCCACTCGATCCTCAAGTCGCCGAGCCACTCGCAGAGCCCCTCCGACACTCCCAGCAGCGACAGCGACAGCCTCAAGCGCTCCTCGACCGCCAGGAGCTTGCGGAAGGCCTTCCAGAGCTTGAAGATCTCGACGAGCCCCCTGTCCGCCTCGGAGAAGAGCAACAACGAGAAGAACGGCGCGAAGAAGTGCCAGAAGAGAATACTCCGGAGCCCGGTGGCCTACACCTACGTGAAGGGCCTCTCAGGTTTGCCCACTCAGCGGATCCCCAGGAACGCCGTATAG
- the LOC100114260 gene encoding neuropeptide-like 4 yields MFKLFVFCAILAFAAANPAPAPAPAPEPKPGAILAAPYTAGYIAPINYGSAYYPSLYSSYSSYSALPYYRSYYY; encoded by the exons ATGTTCAAGCTG TTCGTCTTCTGCGCCATCCTGGCCTTCGCCGCTGCCAACCCAGCCCCGGCCCCAGCACCAGCACCCGAGCCGAAACCAGGCGCGATCCTGGCTGCGCCCTACACCGCCGGCTACATCGCACCCATCAACTACGGATCCGCCTACTACCCGTCTCTCTACAGCTCGTACTCGAGCTACAGCGCCCTGCCATACTACAGGAGCTATTACTACTAG